Within the Dechloromonas denitrificans genome, the region GGCGATCGTCTTTGCCGTGCCGGTGGCCACTTTCACGACCGGACTGATCATTGGGCTGGTCAAAGCCAAACGGGACTGGAAATAATGTCTTTTGCTGAAAATCTGAAAAAACTGCCGGGTATTTCCCATCTGGCCGCCATCAACCTGCTCGATGCCGAAGGCAAGCTGATCGCCGCCATCGAAAACAAGCCGGGCAGCCAGGGCTCGCTGGCCGTGTACAACCATCTTGCCCAGACCTATGGCTCGATCAATGCCGAGGCGGCGAAAAAAGGCCTGGAAATCTTCGCCGAAC harbors:
- a CDS encoding DUF2322 family protein — translated: MSFAENLKKLPGISHLAAINLLDAEGKLIAAIENKPGSQGSLAVYNHLAQTYGSINAEAAKKGLEIFAEHTEDARLHAGKHPNIDRLLAVEGGQPALRVKHVFAV